The stretch of DNA GTCGACCTGCTTCATTTCTTCACCACCTCTTCTTGATAGAGATAACAACGTACAGCTTGGTTATTCACTTTTGTCAGTTTTGGAATAGCTTGAATACATTCCTCCATGACGTACGGACATCTCGTAGAAAAGCGACAGCCGATCGGAAAATCATAAGCGGGTGGCACAGACCCCTGTATTGTACCTAATCGATCTATATCTTCATTGATATCTGGTAAACTTTCTAATAATCCTCTCGTATAGGGATGTTTCGTATCATGTAGTATCTCTGAAACAGTCCCTTCTTCTACTATTTGCCCACCGTACATAACGATAATTCGATCAGCATACTCTGATACTACGCCTATATCATGTGTAATTAGTAGTACTCCCATATGAAATTTTTCTTTCATCTCTTGTAATAAATCTAAAATTTGTGCTTGTATGGTTACATCAAGGGCGGTAGTAGGTTCATCTGCAATTAATAGTTTAGGATCACAAGATATTGCCATTGCAATCATGACTCGTTGACGCATACCACCAGACAACTGATGTGGATATTCATCTATGACTTGTTCTGCACGCGGGATTCCTACAAGTTTTAATAAGTGTATTGCTTTTACTTTTGCTTCTTGTTTATTTACCTTTTTATGTTTTCTTAACATTTCGATAATTTGATTTCCAATTGTATATACAGGATTTAAAGATGTCATCGGTTCTTGAAAAATCATCCCTATATCATTTCCTCTAATTTTCGTCATTTGCTTCGAAGTAAGATTTTGGATTTCATCATTATGTAATTTAACAGTTCCTTCAATGATCTCCCCTGGTTTGTTAATTAATTGCATAATAGATAATGCGGTAATACTCTTTCCGCTCCCTGATTCTCCTACGATAGCAACTGTCTCTCCTGGAGATACATGAAATGAAACTCCATCCACAGCCTTTGCAACTTTTTCTTTCTCTAAATAAAAATATGTTTTTAAATTTTCGACTTTAAGCACTGATTCGTTTTGCATTTGCACTCTCCATTCCCAAACCTTTTTTTGAACATTCTTAGCTAGGGATATTTAACTAGTTAATAAATTTGAATTCATATTATACTATAACTCGTAAACTGTCAACAGAATATACAGAATTTTATTAAGTGTTACAAAATTCGACATAGTCAAATAAAAATGCACTTCTTTACAAAAAGAAATGCATTCAAAGAGTATTTTATGATATTTTATGGTAGTAAAAAGAATAGTACACAAAAGTAATGAAAAATTGTACCCGCAATAACAAATAAGTGCCAAATCATATGATGAAATTTAAAACCTCTCCACATATAAAAAATCGTTCCTAATGTATAGCATAATCCCCCTGCGACGAGAAGATACACCCCACTACTTTCTAAGTTATTTGTTATTTGTGTCCATCCTATTACAATTAACCAGCCCATAGATATATATAGTAATGTAGAGGTAAATAGAAACCTTTTTACAAAATATATTTTAAATACAATTCCAAATAACGCTATCCCCCACACCACACCAAATATACTCCAACCCATTGCTCCTTGAATGACTAGAAGTGTAAATGGGGTGTATGTCCCAGCTATAAATAAGTAAATGGAAGAATGATCAAGTATCTCAAATATATCTTTTGCCTTCCCTTTTGGTAGAGCATGTACAAATGTCGAAGAAGTATATAAGATCACCATAGTCGCACCAAATATAGTAAATGTAACAACATGTAATGCTGTTCCATTAAATACTGATGAAACAATCAACACAACTAACCCAGCTACACTTAATAAAGCTGCAATACCATGAGTTATTGCATTTGCAATCTCCTCTCCTTTTGTAAAAATATGTGTATTTGCCAATTTAACCATCCTTCTTTCCAAACAATAATTCATCTACTGTAAAATATTACATGTTCAAAAAAGAAAAAGCGAATAAAATCGTATGTATATTTTTTTCTAATCATGATATACTTTTAATACAGAACATTTGTTCTATATTAAAAGGAGGGTTCGTTCGATGTACCCATTACTTCTTCATTCTTTAAAACAAAGGAAAAAAGTAATAATGATATATATTGATCAGAACGATAATATAACACAACGAACTGTTCAAGTAGTAACGATAAAATCTGATTCGATACTTGCATTCTGTTATTTTCGAAAAGAAATCCGATCTTTTCATTTGGACCGGATATTGTTTGTTGGAAAATCATCTAAGCGAGTGAAGTACGGTGCATAATATGAATGATCGCGGAAGTATAAAATGGACAGCTATGATGCTGCCAGAGCATGTTGAATACCTTAGAAAGAAGAAAAAAGAATCCCAAAAAATATCTAAACCTGTTATTGATGCCCAGCAGCTTGATTATATGGAACAGCAATTACAATTTGCTACTATCAATAATTCCAGTATCACAATTACTTATTATGATGATGGAGAAATGCAAACCACTACATGCCAAGCATCGAATATAAAAGTAACAAAAAAACACCTTCAACTAAATATGGATAATGATACACTAGAATTCCCTCTAAACAACCTTTTGAATATAGAATCAGAGTGAGGTTGAGACAAGAGTATCCACACCAAAAGGAAAAACCGATTGTTCGGCCTTTGAAAACCTACATCAGAAATATTATCCACTTATTGGCTAATGAGCCTCCAAATGCTTATGCATTTGGACGACTCTTTAATCTTTTTTTATAAGGAGTTTTCTTAAGGTTATTCCAGCTATCAATCGTCTTTTTGTTATGGCCAAACCTAGTTATCCAAAAGCCGTATGCTGGAGTAAGCTTTCAATTTCAGTCCAATCATATTCTTCTTCTATTTTTTCTTTAATAAACGACAATATATGAACGGCTTCTATTTCAAAATACAGAATTTGGTCCATAGACGTCATTGGTATATAGGAATCAAATAGCTGAATCCATTTTTTTATTTGATGAACAGGTGCTTCAATCACCTTACTAATTCCCATTAGGCTAATAACATACATGGTTTCCACCAACCTTATACCTTTTACTTATTAGAATGTATATATTGAACAATTCTATACTAGCGTGCAATAGTGGAAGTACCATGTGATAAGTCTAAAAAAAGTAAGTAATTTATATAACAGCTAACAAAAAGAAATATGTACCCCTAGGGATCAAACCTAAGAGTACATATGAAAAACAAATACTATTATTTATCTTCTAGAACTGTTTTCGCAATACCTTCATCTAAATCTTCAAATTCATCATAGGAAATTGTCTGATATAATTCTTTCCTTGTTTGCATTTCAGATAAACCATTTTTTTGACTACCTTCTTTACGAATTAATGAAAAGATTTTTTCATAGGCCTTCGCTGCAACTCGTAAAGATGTTACTGGATAAATAACAATATCAAAGCCCATTTGTTCAAATTCCTCTGCAGTTAGATAAGGAGTTTTCCCAAATTCAGTCATATTAGCAAGTAGTGGTGCATCAATTTTTTCTGAAGCAAGTCGAAATTCTTCTTCATTTTGTAATGCCTCTGGAAATATAATATCCGCTCCAGCTTCTACGTAGGCTTGAGCTCTTGAAATAGCATCATCTAAACCTTCAACTGCACGTGCGTCGGTTCTAGCAACTATCACAAGTGTTGGGGCTACCTCTTTAATCGCAGTAATTTTTTGAACCATTTCTTCTGTGCTTACTAATTGTTTTCCATTTAAATGGCCGCACTTTTTAGGCAACTTCTGATCTTCTAATTGTACTGCCGCCACATGTGCCTCTACCATTTCACGTGCTGTTCTGACCACATTCAAAACTCCACCGAAACCGGTATCTATATCAACGAGAATAGGCAAATTAGTAGCGCGTACAATATCTCTAGCTCTTTCAGCTATCTCGGTTGAAGTAACAATACCTAAATCCGGTAAGCCACGACTTGCGGTATATGCTGCTCCTGAAAGATAAAGAGATTGAAATCCTGCTTCTTTGGCAATCAGTCCGGCCATCGCATCATGTGCACCAGGAATTTGAGCAATTCCTTGTTCACTTACTTGGGATCGAAACTGACTTGCTAACTCTTGTTGTGATATAGGTTGGTCTACTATCCAAGCCATTTATAAGTCCTCCTTAATTTACAAATAAATCAACAAAATCCGTTGTATTCATTTGTTGTACCTCATCAAAATTATTCGTAACCTTCTGTATACGTTCACTCTGTTTAACCGTATATTGAGTAGACAAATTATGCGCATACTTCTCCAAAATCTTAGGTATTGCTTCCTCACGACGGAAACGATGCCCTAATGGATATTCACAATCAATAACATCTGTAGAAGTCCCGTCTACAAAGTGTACTTGTATTGCATTGGCAATGGAGCGCTTCTCAGGATCTAAATAATCCGTTGTATAAGATTCTTTCTCCACAGTCACCATTTTTTCACGTAATTCATCAATACGCGGATCAGCAGCCACATCATCTTCATAATCTTCTGCAGTAATATTTCCTTTTAAAAGACCAATAGCGGTAATATATTGCAAGCAATGATCTCGATCAGCTGGATTGTGTAACGGACCTGTTTTATCAATAATTCGAATAGCAGATTCATGCGTTTTAATCGTTATTTCTTTAATTTCATCAAGACGTCCTATTATCTCTGGATGTAATTGAACAGCTGCTTCAGCTGCAGTTTGCGCATGGAATTCTGCAGGATACGATACTTTAAATAAGACATTTTCCATAACATAACTTCCTAAAGAGCGACTTAACTTCAGCTCTTGTCCTTTAAAAAGAACATCCTGGAATCCCCAACCATTTGCAGTAAGAGCTGTTGCATATCCCATTTCACCTTTGATTGCCATTAAAGCTAATCGAACTGCTCTACTTGTCGCATCTCCCGCAGCCCAGGACTTTCTGGAACCTGTGTTTGGAAAATGACGATACGTACGTAAACTTGAATTATCAATCCAAGCATTGGATAACGCATTTTGTATCTCTTCTTTGGTTCCCCCTAGCATTTTGGTTACAACGGCCGTAGTAGCGATTTTTACATATAAAACATGATCTAACCCAACTCGATTTAAGCTATTTTCTAATGCTAATACACCCTGAATTTCATGTGCTTTAATCATCATTTCAAGTATTTCTTTTACCTTTATTGGCTCTTCACCTTTACTTAATCTTTCTTGGCTCACATAATCTGCAACAGCTAAGATTCCACCTAGATTATCTGAAGGATGTCCCCATTCTGCCGCAAGCCAAGTGTCATTGTAGTCTAACCAACGAATCATTGTACCAATATTAAAAGCACCTTGTACTGGGTCTAGTACATATGAGGTACCAGGAACCCTACTACCATTAGGTACAACTGTACCTGGTACAATCGGTCCTAATAATTTAGTACATTCCGGATAGTTCAATGCTAAAATTCCACAACCGAGTGTATCAATTAATACATGATGTGCAGTTCTATAAGCTTCTTCACTCGTAATTTCTGTATGAACTACATAATCAGCTATTTCTTCAATAATTTTATCTGTTTGATTTATCGTTTTTACTTGTGTCATATAATAAAACTCCTCTCTTATCCCTTAATAATCTTTTCCGATATATTTCACTCTTGGACGGAATATACGATTGTTTGAATGTTGCTCAACGATATGGGCTGCAAGTCCAGCGGTACGTGCACTAAAAAAGATTGGTGTATACAGCGAAATCGGTATACCTAATTTCCAATAAACAGGTGCTGCATAATAATCTAAATTAGGATACAACCCTTTTTCTTTTTTCATTACTTCCTCTCCGGCTTCACACATCTCTAATAAAGTATAGTCATTATCTTTCTCACAAAGTTTTTTTAGTGCTTCTTTTGTAATAAGGGCGCGTGGGTCCATTTTTTTCATATAGACACGATGTCCAAACCCCATAATTTTCTCTTTATTTTCTAACTTTTTATATAGTAATTGTTCAAATTCGTCGGCTGTTTCTACTTCATTTAGCATGTACATAACTGCTTCATTTGCACCACCATGTAAATTCCCCTTTAACGAAGATATAGCTCCAGTTAATGCACCATACATATCAGAATTGGTCGAAGATATTACTCTAGCAGTAAACGTAGAGTTTGGCATTTCATGTTCGCTATAAAGCAACAATAATCGATCAAAAATTTCCACTTGTAAATCTGATGGTTCTTTTCCTGTAATCATGTATAAAAAGTTGGCACTATAAGATAGTTCTGTGGCTGGTTGCACCACTTCTTGATTATTCAAAATTCGATAGCTATTTACTGTAATTGTCGGCAATTGGCCAAGCAACTGATATGCACGATCTTTGTTCGCACTAGCTGAGCGATCTTCGATATTTTTATCGTATCCTGCAAGTACAGATAAAGCCGTCCGCATTCCATCCATTGGATGTGTTTCCTTAGGTAATAGTTTTAAGATATCCAATACTGCTTGAGGAACTTCATAATGATCTTTCAATAATTTCTCTGTTTTTGTTATCTCTACTTTTTTTGGCAGATCCCCTTCCAAAAGTAAATAAAGAAT from Oceanobacillus iheyensis HTE831 encodes:
- the mmgD gene encoding citrate synthase → MKLKTDEKFVPGLDGVIASETAISFLDVEKEKIIINGHDLIELSLKQDYLDILYLLLEGDLPKKVEITKTEKLLKDHYEVPQAVLDILKLLPKETHPMDGMRTALSVLAGYDKNIEDRSASANKDRAYQLLGQLPTITVNSYRILNNQEVVQPATELSYSANFLYMITGKEPSDLQVEIFDRLLLLYSEHEMPNSTFTARVISSTNSDMYGALTGAISSLKGNLHGGANEAVMYMLNEVETADEFEQLLYKKLENKEKIMGFGHRVYMKKMDPRALITKEALKKLCEKDNDYTLLEMCEAGEEVMKKEKGLYPNLDYYAAPVYWKLGIPISLYTPIFFSARTAGLAAHIVEQHSNNRIFRPRVKYIGKDY
- a CDS encoding YolD-like family protein encodes the protein MNDRGSIKWTAMMLPEHVEYLRKKKKESQKISKPVIDAQQLDYMEQQLQFATINNSSITITYYDDGEMQTTTCQASNIKVTKKHLQLNMDNDTLEFPLNNLLNIESE
- a CDS encoding ABC transporter ATP-binding protein, whose amino-acid sequence is MQNESVLKVENLKTYFYLEKEKVAKAVDGVSFHVSPGETVAIVGESGSGKSITALSIMQLINKPGEIIEGTVKLHNDEIQNLTSKQMTKIRGNDIGMIFQEPMTSLNPVYTIGNQIIEMLRKHKKVNKQEAKVKAIHLLKLVGIPRAEQVIDEYPHQLSGGMRQRVMIAMAISCDPKLLIADEPTTALDVTIQAQILDLLQEMKEKFHMGVLLITHDIGVVSEYADRIIVMYGGQIVEEGTVSEILHDTKHPYTRGLLESLPDINEDIDRLGTIQGSVPPAYDFPIGCRFSTRCPYVMEECIQAIPKLTKVNNQAVRCYLYQEEVVKK
- a CDS encoding PAQR family membrane homeostasis protein TrhA; protein product: MANTHIFTKGEEIANAITHGIAALLSVAGLVVLIVSSVFNGTALHVVTFTIFGATMVILYTSSTFVHALPKGKAKDIFEILDHSSIYLFIAGTYTPFTLLVIQGAMGWSIFGVVWGIALFGIVFKIYFVKRFLFTSTLLYISMGWLIVIGWTQITNNLESSGVYLLVAGGLCYTLGTIFYMWRGFKFHHMIWHLFVIAGTIFHYFCVLFFLLP
- the prpB gene encoding methylisocitrate lyase encodes the protein MAWIVDQPISQQELASQFRSQVSEQGIAQIPGAHDAMAGLIAKEAGFQSLYLSGAAYTASRGLPDLGIVTSTEIAERARDIVRATNLPILVDIDTGFGGVLNVVRTAREMVEAHVAAVQLEDQKLPKKCGHLNGKQLVSTEEMVQKITAIKEVAPTLVIVARTDARAVEGLDDAISRAQAYVEAGADIIFPEALQNEEEFRLASEKIDAPLLANMTEFGKTPYLTAEEFEQMGFDIVIYPVTSLRVAAKAYEKIFSLIRKEGSQKNGLSEMQTRKELYQTISYDEFEDLDEGIAKTVLEDK
- a CDS encoding bifunctional 2-methylcitrate dehydratase/aconitate hydratase, whose amino-acid sequence is MTQVKTINQTDKIIEEIADYVVHTEITSEEAYRTAHHVLIDTLGCGILALNYPECTKLLGPIVPGTVVPNGSRVPGTSYVLDPVQGAFNIGTMIRWLDYNDTWLAAEWGHPSDNLGGILAVADYVSQERLSKGEEPIKVKEILEMMIKAHEIQGVLALENSLNRVGLDHVLYVKIATTAVVTKMLGGTKEEIQNALSNAWIDNSSLRTYRHFPNTGSRKSWAAGDATSRAVRLALMAIKGEMGYATALTANGWGFQDVLFKGQELKLSRSLGSYVMENVLFKVSYPAEFHAQTAAEAAVQLHPEIIGRLDEIKEITIKTHESAIRIIDKTGPLHNPADRDHCLQYITAIGLLKGNITAEDYEDDVAADPRIDELREKMVTVEKESYTTDYLDPEKRSIANAIQVHFVDGTSTDVIDCEYPLGHRFRREEAIPKILEKYAHNLSTQYTVKQSERIQKVTNNFDEVQQMNTTDFVDLFVN